TTGTACTGCTGCTGCAAAGCCCTCACCTCTTCTTGCTTCTCGCTGCTGGGAATTCTCCTGGAGAGTATTGCAATACACCCTCCTCCATTCTCGGCTATGAATTTCACCGTTTCAAAGCCAAGTCCAGTGAGCCCCCCGACTACTACATAAACAGCGTTCTGCTTAAACAGCTGCCTCTGGGGCTCGTACAACGGGATATCTGAAAGCACACTGATGTCCTTCTGCCTTCTCAGGACAGCAAGGGGAACAGAAGTGCAGGTAAAATAGGACATCACAGAGTTTAGCCCTCCAAAGTTCTCCGTCTGCTGAAAAACAGAACCCGAGAGATGTCTAAACTGCTTCATATCCATGGAACTGACCCAGGCATGTACAGTCTTGTGCAATTCCTTTAGAGGTGCTTTCCGGAAAAGGCTGGAAACGACAAGGACATGAAAGCTGATGTTTTCATGATCAATTTCACTGACATTCTGGATACATTCGGACTGTTGATTGCCACACACGATCACCACATCTTTAAGAAAGTACATGTGGGCCAGATCCTCCAAAGACAGTCTGTTCACTGGAGGAAGAAGAACAAGGGCATTGCACGGGTTGATATACTGGAATACATTAGGAGCGGGCTTTGCAAGGACTGTCCTCCAACccatttcttctgctgctgcagaaagaaCGTGGCACAAAACCGATGATGGCTCTGTAGTTATAATACCCAAAGTTCTGCCATGTTTCCCCTTGGGTAACCTCTGAGTGAAAATTTCCCATGCAATGATGAAGTATgacacacaaggaacactctggaggaaggggaatttctttGCCTTGAAACAAACTGTTGCTGGAATCTGAACTCTGGATGACGCAGCAGTGGGATAACATGAAACCACATGATCTCCCACTTTCACTTTCCTCACATCAATGCCTGTTGCAGTGACTGTGCCACTGAAATCAAGAGCTAAAAGTCTGTGTCTGTCTCCCGCTTGTGAGTTCCAATACAGTGTATTACCAAAATTGCAGCTAGAAACACTAATGGGAAAATAATCTTCTGAGTGGAGACAAATTTTATCCACTTGAATTTCAACACTCTCTTTGTCCAGCTGAGTAGCAGCACCGGTGGATAATTCCCCAGACAAGTCTTTTGCTGCGTACGCATCAGAAGTGTACAAAGTGAATGTTTGTGATTTCTGGAGAGATCTTACGGGTTGGATGTAATCTGCATCTACAAAAGGTGTGCGTCTGATTTCGGACACATAAATCCTTCCCTGGCTGATGCAAACTTCTGGATAGTCCCCACCTTTGTATTTGACAAGAACATCTGCTAACACTGAGATGTCCAGGGAAGTGGAAGAGCCGAGGTCAATCAACTGAAATGTGATTTCTGGAACTTCAACAATACAAGTTCTGGTCATGCCATATAACGCAAACCCACAGTTAACGTGGTCCACATATCTCTCCGTTGTTCTGTAGGTGATCACTCTGATGGAACAGCGGGATGTCTTCTCTCTTAGTGCCACCACTACCTGGCGATAGGCTTCACAGCACTTTGCCAACTGATCTACCGCTTCCCTTGGGGAGTCTTCATTTACCTTTTGAATTCCCCACAGGAAGAGGATTTCATCATAAGCCTCAACCTCTGCTCTCATTTTATTCTGTCTCTGGCCTTCCACGAGGCACTCCCAGTCTTCATACATAACATATCTCGAAGCAGGATGCAAGTACTTTTTGAGCTGCTCAGCTATCCCAAATTTGTCTGCAAACACAACGACTCTGGGCTTAAACCCCAGATGTCCAATTGTCTGTGAAAGAGAGACTTCTTTCCACTTGTTTTCAAACAGGAATTCATTGTCTCTGGAAGACGCTTCCTTCACAAAAGTGATGGCAACACGCTTGAGCTCAGCCAAAACAGAGCCATGTTTGTCCACAAAGCATCCACAGACCTCAAGGCAGTTTCCAGTGGACTTGCTCATTCTCATATATATCATCATTTCTTCCTCCAGTGGGTGGAGCACCACCAGGCTGCCTATCCCTGAGGGAAAGCCTGCTCTGGACGGGAATGTCCTTGAGGTCAAGACAGCGGTCATCTGCAGAAAACAGTCGAGCAGCACTGGGTGGATACAGTAGCTGTACATGTCTCTGACAGTCTCCTCATTCACCTTAATGCTGGTTATAGCTTCCTTTAGCTCCTGGCAATAATGCACATCACTGAGCTGCCTGAATATGGAGCCATACTGAAAGCCAGCCTGAGACAGTGCTTCATAAACCTCCTCTCTGCTAATCACTGACCTGCATCTTCGATAGATGGCTGGGAAGCAGATGCTGCTTTCTTCCACCACAGTTTCAGGCTGCTTTGCCACTTGGCCAGCAGCATAAACCGCGCTGGAGGAAGAGAGAACCTCAAAGGTTGTCATGGCTTTTTGCGGACTCAGCTTGATACTCAGCACTTGGGAACTCTGTGTGAGAACACACGGTGCAGAAAAACTGATACTCAGCTGGCAAGTGCTCAGAGGCACTTTAGGCCTTGAGTTGCTCATCACAGAGGCCAGACCAAGCTCCACATAGAGAGCACCAGGGACTAAGGCCACCCCATTGTTCTTGTGCTCATATAAGTATGGCgttgtgtcctgggacaccagGCAGCCAAACTCCACATTGTCACTGTTTATGCCATAAATCAAAGGATGACTGGCGCTGACACCTCTTTGGTTTGCTTGCTGATGGATATCCAGACAGGCCATGAGTTTTTGGCGATCAAACTGATATCGTGGAATGGCCGCTGGAACACTTTGATACCCGTTATAAAAGTGCTGCCAGTTGGGATTACACCCCAGTTCAAACAGATTTCCTACCAGAGTGAAGAGCGTCTGATATTCTACATCCGTTTGCAAAGAGGACATCACCTTTGTGCCTTTTCCTAGAGTTTCCTTTATGCTTCGCTGCAATGCTCGGTGAGGACTTATTTCCACAAACACCACgttttccctgcctctggctgCACTTTGGATGGCTTGTGTGAAAGCAACAGGCTCACGTGTATGCCGCGCCCAGAATCTGCCCTGAATAAAGTCGTTTTCAGATGCAGCCACGCCAGTCAGCGTTGAAATCACTTCAATCTCCCCCTTCTGCTTTTCTAAAGGCTctattttttcttccagctcCCCGAGTATCATATCCATGCTGGGGCTGTGGTATGCAACTGGAACATTTAAAACATGAAGAAAGATGTTTCTCTGTCTGAAAGCTTCAGCTAAGTCTCTCTGGACAGCTTCCACAGTGTCTACAC
This genomic interval from Aphelocoma coerulescens isolate FSJ_1873_10779 chromosome 2, UR_Acoe_1.0, whole genome shotgun sequence contains the following:
- the LOC138105626 gene encoding mycocerosic acid synthase-like, with protein sequence MEIETAEEVAIVGIGCNFPGGDGIDNFWKVLEEGKNCTVEIPPERFNAKEWYDPDDNKPGKICTTRAALLDEFNSFDNHLFGIKNMEAERMDPQQKLLIECTYKALEDAGVPVECVSGTRTGVFIGLMNRDYEIITSRAVNEINHYDGTGTAMSIAANRVSFTFNLTGPSLTVDTACSSFLFALHYALRAIKSGDCEAAICGGVNCIIDPRTFVSLSKAKMISPEGISKPFSKKADGYGRGEGCGVVFLKPLKKAKEDYSKIWGVINISAVNQNGRSMTPITRPSQIEQEKLLRSIYESRVDPSVVQYIEAHGTGTAAGDPTEAESLGSVISKNRSSRVSILKIGSVKGNIGHTESAAGAAGLIKVLLMMHHGKIVPSLHYSKEMSSIDTEKLNLAVATAVEPWEESSEYGRVAGINCFGFGGTNAHVVVRQVKQPEALPAFKKPLELVLLSAASRRSLQMAMADTAEQLSTRSSVTLPSLAYTSACRRSHASYRYRKAFVTNSLQHLQQELKLAASTEPAMSKVEPQLVFVFCGNGVTLQEFSEALLSSEPVFRDKCKEIEDLFQQHAAISLLPGRNRSSKDLLNPELSQPLLFALQVAVASLLKHWGITPIAAVGHSVGEVAAAHIAGYLSLADAVKVIYHRSRLQAKTASGRMLVVGNIPVEEIAERLHPYLGKVCIAAFNSPVSCTLSGSVDTVEAVQRDLAEAFRQRNIFLHVLNVPVAYHSPSMDMILGELEEKIEPLEKQKGEIEVISTLTGVAASENDFIQGRFWARHTREPVAFTQAIQSAARGRENVVFVEISPHRALQRSIKETLGKGTKVMSSLQTDVEYQTLFTLVGNLFELGCNPNWQHFYNGYQSVPAAIPRYQFDRQKLMACLDIHQQANQRGVSASHPLIYGINSDNVEFGCLVSQDTTPYLYEHKNNGVALVPGALYVELGLASVMSNSRPKVPLSTCQLSISFSAPCVLTQSSQVLSIKLSPQKAMTTFEVLSSSSAVYAAGQVAKQPETVVEESSICFPAIYRRCRSVISREEVYEALSQAGFQYGSIFRQLSDVHYCQELKEAITSIKVNEETVRDMYSYCIHPVLLDCFLQMTAVLTSRTFPSRAGFPSGIGSLVVLHPLEEEMMIYMRMSKSTGNCLEVCGCFVDKHGSVLAELKRVAITFVKEASSRDNEFLFENKWKEVSLSQTIGHLGFKPRVVVFADKFGIAEQLKKYLHPASRYVMYEDWECLVEGQRQNKMRAEVEAYDEILFLWGIQKVNEDSPREAVDQLAKCCEAYRQVVVALREKTSRCSIRVITYRTTERYVDHVNCGFALYGMTRTCIVEVPEITFQLIDLGSSTSLDISVLADVLVKYKGGDYPEVCISQGRIYVSEIRRTPFVDADYIQPVRSLQKSQTFTLYTSDAYAAKDLSGELSTGAATQLDKESVEIQVDKICLHSEDYFPISVSSCNFGNTLYWNSQAGDRHRLLALDFSGTVTATGIDVRKVKVGDHVVSCYPTAASSRVQIPATVCFKAKKFPFLQSVPCVSYFIIAWEIFTQRLPKGKHGRTLGIITTEPSSVLCHVLSAAAEEMGWRTVLAKPAPNVFQYINPCNALVLLPPVNRLSLEDLAHMYFLKDVVIVCGNQQSECIQNVSEIDHENISFHVLVVSSLFRKAPLKELHKTVHAWVSSMDMKQFRHLSGSVFQQTENFGGLNSVMSYFTCTSVPLAVLRRQKDISVLSDIPLYEPQRQLFKQNAVYVVVGGLTGLGFETVKFIAENGGGCIAILSRRIPSSEKQEEVRALQQQYKGSRVVSVHCDVTLTGDVEKAFQSIANTFVGSPIKGVFQSAVALHDGHLEVLRLADFHKVLSPKVAGTLNLHWATRGQELDYFVCYSSVTSFLGNATQTNYAAANSFLDLFCLYRRNCGLSGQAINWGALNLGILLNQSHIQSILGSKGIDILQVHEIHEYLRKTLLINNPQQAVVKLNFQALYHHVFTRIISLKSRFVSLMSEDFRNKIGTSEETEVPETAFLKSEDYITSLVSDLTGVNADELTMNTPLSSLGIDSMLAMTIQNRVFQERKVDIPLVKLLDPHTTLSSLVVVLEETSNANGTVEKKNAAVESAENESWL